A window from Candidatus Tectomicrobia bacterium encodes these proteins:
- the amt gene encoding ammonium transporter, with amino-acid sequence MRRFSWGALQLAAVGAGVGLAGAAWAQDAAALKKTLDALQASAGDLRVAVDTVWVLVTAFLVFWMNAGFAMVETGLCRAKNAVAVLYKNFAVFAASSLAFWAVGFAVMFGDGTPIFGLSGWFLGGADNSPAMGEAYKGIFASLNWTGVPLYAKFFFQLVFAGTAATIVSGCVAERIHFAAFMLFSFLLVAIVYPVGGHWIWGGGWLGTMGMLDFAGSTVVHSIGGWAGLAGIIVLGPRMGKYGPGGKINPIPGHQMGYVALGGLILWLGWFGFNPGSTMAAVPADIARIALTTNMAAATAIITSSITSRYAFGKADFSMCVNGALAGLVAITAPCAFVTPVASVVIGAIAGVLVCFAVPFFDKIKIDDPVGALSVHLVCGIFGTLAVGIWANPEFAPGKAAGLLWGGGLTLLIKQITGVVAVGVFAFLLSLILWYIVRAVTGLRVEPEAELSGLDLAEHGMEAYPAEQLVR; translated from the coding sequence ATGCGCAGATTTTCATGGGGAGCCCTGCAACTCGCCGCGGTGGGGGCCGGTGTGGGCCTGGCCGGAGCGGCCTGGGCCCAAGACGCGGCGGCCCTCAAGAAGACCCTTGACGCGCTCCAGGCCTCGGCGGGCGACCTGAGGGTCGCGGTCGACACCGTCTGGGTTCTGGTCACGGCGTTCTTGGTCTTCTGGATGAACGCCGGATTCGCGATGGTGGAAACCGGGCTTTGCCGCGCGAAGAACGCCGTGGCGGTCCTCTACAAGAACTTCGCCGTCTTTGCCGCTTCCTCGCTGGCCTTCTGGGCCGTCGGCTTCGCCGTCATGTTCGGCGACGGCACTCCGATCTTCGGCCTCTCGGGCTGGTTCCTCGGAGGGGCCGACAACAGCCCCGCGATGGGCGAGGCGTATAAGGGCATCTTCGCCTCCCTGAACTGGACGGGCGTACCTCTCTACGCCAAGTTCTTCTTCCAGCTCGTCTTCGCCGGCACCGCCGCCACCATCGTTTCCGGCTGCGTGGCCGAGCGCATCCATTTCGCGGCCTTCATGCTTTTCTCGTTCCTCCTCGTGGCCATCGTCTACCCCGTCGGGGGGCACTGGATCTGGGGCGGGGGCTGGCTGGGCACCATGGGCATGCTGGACTTCGCGGGCTCGACCGTCGTGCACTCGATCGGCGGCTGGGCCGGGCTCGCGGGAATCATCGTGCTCGGCCCGCGCATGGGGAAGTACGGCCCCGGCGGCAAGATCAACCCCATCCCCGGCCACCAGATGGGCTACGTCGCCCTGGGCGGCCTCATCCTCTGGCTCGGCTGGTTCGGCTTCAACCCGGGCAGCACCATGGCCGCCGTTCCGGCCGACATCGCCCGCATCGCCCTGACGACGAACATGGCGGCGGCGACCGCGATCATCACCTCGAGCATCACCTCCCGCTATGCGTTCGGCAAGGCCGATTTCTCGATGTGCGTGAACGGCGCCCTGGCCGGCCTGGTGGCCATCACCGCCCCCTGCGCCTTTGTGACTCCCGTGGCCTCGGTCGTCATCGGCGCCATCGCGGGCGTGCTGGTCTGCTTCGCGGTGCCCTTCTTCGACAAGATCAAGATCGACGACCCGGTCGGCGCCCTCTCGGTCCACCTGGTCTGCGGCATCTTTGGGACCCTGGCGGTGGGCATCTGGGCGAACCCCGAATTCGCCCCCGGCAAGGCGGCGGGCCTCCTGTGGGGCGGCGGGCTCACCCTCCTCATCAAGCAGATCACGGGCGTGGTGGCCGTCGGCGTCTTCGCGTTTCTCCTGAGCCTGATTCTGTGGTATATCGTGCGGGCCGTGACCGGGCTGCGCGTGGAGCCGGAAGCCGAGCTGAGCGGCCTCGACCTCGCCGAGCACGGCATGGAGGCCTATCCGGCCGAACAACTGGTGCGGTAA
- a CDS encoding glutamine synthetase, translating into MQDRDKEFVLNQARELDVRFIRMWFTDILGFLKSFAITIEELETALYEGHLFDGSAIEGFARIEESDMFAVPDPTTFCVLPWRPRDGGAVARMFCHINLPDGTPYPGEPRYVLRRTLEGAAAKGYTFYVGLEFEHYYFQSSETPLKKLDRGTYFDLTPLDVASDMRRDTVLTLEAMGIGVEYSHHEAGPSQHEIDLRYGDALTMADNAMTYRLVVKEVAIRHGVYATFMPKPLPDANGSGMHTHLSLFQGRENLFYDAKKKDGLSDQCLSFIAGMLKHVPEITLVLNQWVNSYKRLVPGYEAPVYLSWAHKNRSDLIRIPSNRKGRTQDTRLELRSPDPACNPYLAFACILAAGMEGIEMGYPPVPPVEENVFKLSPSERERRGIQALPGDLNEAIKLAERSELLRRVFGEPLFGKFIENKKLEWERYRAHVTDYELGAYLPLL; encoded by the coding sequence CTGCAGGACCGGGACAAGGAGTTCGTCCTCAACCAAGCGCGCGAGCTCGACGTGCGCTTCATCCGCATGTGGTTCACCGACATCCTGGGCTTCCTCAAGAGCTTCGCCATCACCATCGAGGAGCTCGAGACGGCGCTGTACGAGGGCCACCTCTTCGACGGCTCCGCCATCGAGGGCTTCGCCCGGATCGAGGAAAGCGACATGTTCGCCGTCCCCGATCCCACCACCTTCTGCGTCCTTCCCTGGCGCCCCCGCGACGGAGGCGCCGTGGCCCGCATGTTCTGCCACATCAACCTGCCCGACGGCACGCCCTACCCCGGGGAGCCCCGCTACGTCCTGCGGCGCACGCTGGAGGGCGCCGCCGCCAAGGGCTACACCTTCTACGTGGGGCTCGAGTTCGAGCATTACTATTTCCAGTCCAGCGAGACGCCCCTCAAGAAGCTCGACCGGGGCACCTACTTCGATCTCACGCCTCTCGACGTTGCCAGCGACATGCGCCGCGACACCGTCCTCACCCTCGAGGCCATGGGCATCGGCGTCGAGTACAGCCATCACGAGGCGGGGCCGAGCCAGCACGAGATCGACCTCCGCTACGGCGACGCCCTCACCATGGCGGACAACGCCATGACCTACCGCCTCGTCGTGAAGGAGGTGGCGATCCGCCACGGCGTCTACGCGACCTTCATGCCCAAGCCCCTCCCCGACGCGAACGGGAGCGGCATGCACACCCACCTCTCCCTCTTCCAGGGGCGGGAGAACCTCTTCTACGACGCCAAGAAAAAGGACGGCCTCTCGGACCAGTGCCTCTCCTTCATCGCCGGCATGCTGAAGCACGTGCCCGAGATCACCCTGGTGCTCAACCAGTGGGTGAACAGCTACAAGCGCCTCGTGCCCGGCTACGAGGCCCCGGTCTACCTCTCGTGGGCCCACAAGAACCGCAGCGACCTCATCCGCATCCCCAGCAACCGCAAGGGCCGAACCCAGGACACCCGCCTCGAGCTGCGCTCGCCCGACCCGGCCTGCAACCCCTACCTGGCCTTCGCCTGCATTCTCGCGGCCGGCATGGAGGGGATCGAGATGGGCTACCCGCCGGTGCCCCCGGTGGAGGAGAACGTCTTCAAGCTGAGCCCCTCCGAGCGGGAGAGGCGGGGCATCCAGGCGCTGCCGGGGGATCTGAACGAGGCCATCAAGCTGGCCGAGCGGAGCGAGCTGCTGCGCCGGGTCTTCGGCGAGCCGCTCTTCGGCAAGTTCATCGAGAACAAGAAGCTCGAGTGGGAGCGCTACCGCGCCCACGTCACGGACTACGAGCTGGGCGCCTACCTGCCGCTGCTGTGA
- a CDS encoding ATP-dependent 6-phosphofructokinase: MKLGILTGGGDCPGLNCVIRAVTVVNVNRGTRTIGVRRGWKGFIDGDFCEVTPQMVAGIHSIGGTILGSSRANPARDPGLMARLSQTWHEAGLDGLIAIGGDDTLSVAEAVRQMGLKVISVPKTIDNDIGRTDYSFGFHTAASVIVDAMDRLRTTAEAHDRIIVLEVMGRHSGWLATYAGLAGGADLILVPEKPFDLDEVVSVLQRRFERGRFFACVVVAEGAKPKGFDKFVTRSKEVDEFGHVQLGGVGEWLAQEINSRMGKETRAVILGHIQRGGSPVPFDRVLATRLGVRAAELAHEGVWGVMVALRGLDIVTIPLREVKGRVNELREDFYQAAQLFFG; the protein is encoded by the coding sequence ATGAAGCTGGGAATCCTCACCGGTGGGGGCGACTGCCCCGGCCTCAACTGCGTCATCCGGGCCGTGACCGTCGTGAACGTCAACCGGGGCACCCGGACCATCGGGGTCCGGCGGGGATGGAAGGGCTTCATCGACGGCGACTTCTGCGAGGTCACCCCCCAGATGGTGGCGGGCATCCACTCCATCGGCGGCACCATCCTGGGCAGCTCTCGGGCCAACCCGGCCCGGGATCCCGGGCTCATGGCCCGGCTCAGCCAGACCTGGCACGAGGCCGGGCTCGACGGCCTCATCGCCATCGGGGGCGACGACACCCTGAGCGTGGCCGAGGCCGTCCGCCAGATGGGCCTGAAGGTCATCAGCGTCCCCAAGACCATCGACAACGACATCGGCCGCACGGATTACTCCTTCGGTTTCCACACCGCGGCGAGCGTCATCGTGGACGCCATGGACCGCCTCCGCACCACCGCCGAGGCCCACGACCGGATCATCGTCCTCGAGGTGATGGGGCGGCACTCCGGCTGGCTGGCCACCTACGCCGGGCTGGCGGGCGGGGCCGACCTCATCCTCGTCCCCGAGAAGCCCTTCGACCTCGACGAGGTGGTGTCGGTGCTCCAGAGGCGCTTCGAGCGGGGGCGCTTCTTCGCCTGCGTCGTGGTGGCGGAGGGGGCCAAGCCCAAGGGCTTCGACAAGTTCGTCACGCGCTCCAAGGAGGTGGACGAGTTCGGCCACGTCCAGCTCGGCGGCGTCGGCGAATGGCTTGCGCAAGAGATCAACTCCCGCATGGGCAAGGAGACGCGCGCTGTCATCCTCGGGCACATCCAGCGGGGGGGGTCGCCCGTACCCTTCGACCGGGTGCTCGCCACGCGCCTGGGGGTGCGGGCCGCCGAGCTCGCCCACGAGGGCGTCTGGGGGGTGATGGTGGCGCTGCGCGGGCTCGACATCGTCACCATCCCGCTGCGGGAGGTGAAGGGGCGGGTGAACGAGCTGAGAGAGGACTTCTACCAGGCCGCCCAGCTCTTCTTCGGGTAG
- a CDS encoding divalent-cation tolerance protein CutA, with amino-acid sequence MREGAGFRLVLVTAGTEEEGARIARALVKEGLAACANIVPRIRSIYRWKGEVQDEPECLLFIKTTAARQEALTERVGELHSYSVPETISLPLDRGRESYLDWVAAACGGGS; translated from the coding sequence ATGAGGGAAGGTGCCGGGTTCAGGCTGGTGCTGGTGACGGCGGGGACGGAGGAGGAGGGGGCCCGGATTGCCCGGGCCCTGGTGAAAGAGGGCTTGGCGGCCTGCGCGAACATCGTGCCGCGCATCCGGAGCATCTACCGCTGGAAGGGCGAGGTGCAGGACGAGCCCGAATGCCTCCTCTTCATCAAGACCACGGCCGCCCGCCAGGAGGCCCTCACCGAGCGGGTGGGGGAGCTGCACAGCTACTCGGTGCCCGAGACGATCTCCTTGCCCCTCGACCGGGGGCGGGAAAGTTACCTCGACTGGGTGGCGGCGGCCTGCGGAGGGGGCAGTTGA
- the meaB gene encoding methylmalonyl Co-A mutase-associated GTPase MeaB, with the protein MPISTADEIAPILAGDIRAAARLITRIEDGDPSVRPLLQALYPLGGKARIVGVTGPPGTGKSTLVDQLVAAYRARGVKVGVVAVDPSSPFTGGAILGDRIRMSRHYTDAGVFIRSMAARGHLGGLARATGEAALVLDAMGCGMVFVETVGVGQGEVDVVRIAHAVVLVQAPGGGDDVQAAKAGIMEIGDVFAVNKARREGSDRTVREIEEMLDLRQSPAGHPGAGEGWRPPVLKTEAAEGEGIEELARAIDARCAFLEKHPAEGARLRREQARHLLTEVLRDLAAERVLGAAGGTARFEELLDAIAGRREDPYSVALGILGKG; encoded by the coding sequence ATGCCTATTTCCACCGCCGATGAGATTGCTCCCATCCTGGCGGGCGACATCCGCGCGGCGGCCCGGCTCATCACCCGCATCGAGGACGGCGACCCCTCCGTCCGGCCCCTCCTCCAGGCCCTCTATCCGCTCGGCGGCAAGGCCCGGATCGTCGGGGTGACGGGCCCCCCGGGGACGGGGAAGAGCACCCTCGTGGACCAGCTCGTGGCGGCCTACCGCGCCCGGGGCGTGAAGGTGGGGGTGGTGGCGGTGGACCCTTCGAGCCCCTTCACCGGGGGGGCCATCCTGGGGGACCGCATCCGGATGAGCCGCCACTACACCGACGCCGGGGTCTTCATCCGCAGCATGGCCGCCCGGGGCCACCTGGGCGGGCTCGCCCGGGCCACGGGGGAGGCGGCGCTCGTGCTGGACGCCATGGGCTGCGGGATGGTCTTCGTCGAGACGGTCGGGGTGGGCCAGGGGGAGGTGGACGTGGTGCGCATCGCCCATGCGGTGGTGCTGGTCCAGGCGCCGGGGGGCGGGGACGACGTCCAGGCGGCCAAGGCGGGCATCATGGAGATCGGCGACGTTTTCGCGGTGAACAAGGCCAGGCGGGAGGGCTCGGACCGGACGGTGCGGGAGATCGAGGAGATGCTCGACTTGCGCCAGTCCCCGGCCGGGCACCCGGGCGCCGGGGAGGGCTGGCGGCCCCCGGTCCTCAAGACGGAGGCGGCCGAGGGCGAGGGAATCGAGGAGCTGGCGCGGGCCATCGACGCCCGCTGCGCCTTCCTGGAAAAGCACCCGGCCGAGGGGGCTCGGCTCCGCCGGGAGCAGGCGCGGCACCTCTTGACCGAGGTGCTCCGCGACCTGGCGGCGGAGCGGGTGCTGGGAGCGGCCGGCGGGACCGCGCGCTTCGAGGAGCTGCTGGACGCCATCGCCGGCCGGAGGGAGGACCCTTACTCGGTGGCGCTCGGCATCCTGGGGAAGGGCTAG
- a CDS encoding LLM class flavin-dependent oxidoreductase, which yields MPQPVEVGLILALTLRGLFIEDFGKMKEIAREAERLGFGSLWHCDHFISLDPNAYGAQSGFGSQAGGEGPPSRPMLEAWTALTALAGATKTIRLGTLVSCVHYRPPALLAKIAASLDAVSGGRVELGLGAGWVGTEYTAFGYPFPKASVRIAMLEEAIQLIRAMWSQPNPAYEGGYYQIAGAVCDPKPLQKPMPPIFTGGEGAKLLGVAARQADGYNCRWWPPERFLERRPILEAECKKAGRDPEKLRASLMVMVIPEKDRAKARAAREKLKVIPETGAIYGPPEECVKRLAAYVKAGVRHLLLTVPDLEEHPERLGLLGEEVLPALKGM from the coding sequence ATGCCGCAGCCGGTGGAGGTAGGCCTCATCCTGGCCCTGACGCTGAGGGGCCTGTTCATCGAGGATTTCGGCAAGATGAAGGAAATCGCGCGGGAGGCCGAGCGGCTGGGCTTCGGCTCGCTGTGGCACTGCGACCACTTCATCTCCCTGGACCCGAACGCCTACGGGGCGCAGTCGGGCTTCGGCTCCCAGGCGGGGGGGGAGGGCCCGCCCTCGCGCCCCATGCTGGAGGCCTGGACGGCGCTGACGGCCCTGGCGGGGGCGACGAAGACCATCCGGCTGGGGACGCTGGTCTCCTGCGTGCATTACCGGCCGCCGGCGCTCCTGGCCAAGATCGCGGCCTCGCTCGACGCGGTGAGCGGGGGCCGGGTGGAGCTGGGGCTGGGCGCGGGGTGGGTGGGGACGGAGTACACCGCCTTCGGCTACCCCTTCCCCAAGGCCTCGGTGCGCATCGCCATGCTGGAGGAGGCCATCCAGCTCATCCGGGCCATGTGGAGCCAGCCGAACCCCGCTTACGAGGGGGGCTACTACCAGATCGCCGGGGCGGTCTGCGACCCGAAGCCCCTCCAGAAGCCCATGCCCCCCATCTTCACCGGGGGGGAGGGGGCGAAGCTTCTGGGGGTGGCGGCGCGCCAGGCGGACGGCTACAACTGCCGCTGGTGGCCGCCCGAGCGCTTCCTGGAGCGCCGCCCCATCCTCGAGGCGGAGTGCAAGAAAGCGGGCCGCGACCCGGAGAAGCTCCGGGCCTCCCTCATGGTGATGGTGATTCCTGAAAAGGACCGCGCCAAGGCCCGGGCTGCGCGGGAGAAGCTGAAAGTCATCCCCGAGACGGGAGCCATCTACGGCCCCCCGGAGGAGTGCGTGAAGCGGCTCGCGGCCTACGTGAAGGCGGGGGTGCGGCACCTTCTTCTCACGGTGCCGGACCTGGAGGAGCACCCGGAGCGCCTTGGGCTCCTGGGCGAGGAGGTCCTCCCCGCGCTGAAGGGGATGTAG
- a CDS encoding PH domain-containing protein, translating to MSYMKETLQEGEEVLAQGRMSYKPVLAGLAAAEIVYLGVWIFLRTGFARALGVPEVPVLSGLALNLVLIVPIGLVAALRVFIDRLRNEIVVTDRRVVHRQGIVSRVTEEIDRGAVESVVLSQGVLGRILGYGDVTVRGRGMGDIEVRRIDRPVQFRNSIQGR from the coding sequence ATGTCCTACATGAAGGAGACGCTCCAGGAAGGGGAGGAGGTCCTGGCGCAGGGGCGCATGTCATACAAGCCCGTCCTGGCCGGGCTCGCGGCGGCCGAGATCGTCTACCTGGGGGTCTGGATTTTCCTGCGGACCGGCTTCGCGCGGGCCTTGGGTGTCCCCGAGGTGCCGGTGCTCTCCGGGCTCGCGCTGAACCTGGTGCTCATCGTCCCGATTGGCCTCGTGGCCGCGCTCCGGGTCTTCATCGACCGGCTGCGGAACGAGATCGTGGTCACCGACCGGCGCGTCGTCCACCGGCAGGGCATCGTCTCCCGGGTGACCGAGGAGATCGACCGGGGGGCCGTGGAGAGCGTCGTGCTCTCCCAGGGCGTCCTGGGGCGCATCCTCGGCTACGGGGACGTGACCGTGCGGGGCCGGGGCATGGGGGACATCGAGGTGCGCCGTATCGACCGCCCCGTCCAGTTCCGGAACTCCATCCAGGGGAGGTGA
- a CDS encoding universal stress protein has translation MNIYQPKRILIPADFSDYTPGVLRAAAEIARRWGAEMHVLHIAKESDHVPRAMGVYDGPRGGYAMGIADRSKLLEDARLHLQSRLEQLLQQAGAAGPKAHAEVMWGEPEEEILRTAEHGGHDLIIMATHGRRGLSRMFLGSVTEDVIRRAPCPVLVMRDKVAQEAGEAVLAGDGRAAK, from the coding sequence ATGAACATCTATCAGCCGAAGAGAATCCTGATACCCGCCGATTTCTCCGACTACACCCCCGGCGTGCTCCGGGCGGCGGCGGAGATCGCCCGCCGGTGGGGCGCCGAGATGCACGTGCTCCACATCGCCAAGGAAAGCGACCACGTGCCTCGCGCCATGGGCGTCTATGACGGCCCCAGGGGCGGCTACGCCATGGGCATCGCCGACCGCAGCAAGCTGCTCGAGGACGCCCGCCTTCACCTGCAGTCCCGGCTCGAGCAGCTCCTGCAGCAGGCCGGCGCCGCGGGGCCGAAGGCCCACGCGGAGGTGATGTGGGGGGAGCCGGAGGAGGAGATTCTCCGGACGGCCGAGCACGGCGGCCACGACCTCATCATCATGGCCACCCACGGCCGCAGAGGCCTGAGCCGCATGTTCCTGGGCAGCGTGACCGAGGACGTCATCCGCCGCGCCCCCTGCCCTGTGCTGGTCATGCGCGATAAGGTGGCGCAGGAGGCCGGCGAGGCGGTGCTGGCTGGGGATGGCCGGGCCGCGAAATAG
- a CDS encoding universal stress protein — MNRARKILVPVEMSDRAVGLIRAASRLAKRWEAEMVVLNVGKAPHAVPDRAAGYEGYRNLPFIRGPYSLGRLLSVRSRGPIPGYPESPSAAPVPEDIRAPDALKYPAEPARAREDARLQIVARLEEIMRRGEAGPEAQAEVVWGDPAEEIVRAAEGGDYGLIIMATRGRRGLSRVLRGSVTEEVIRRAPCAVMAIREEILGVEGTARDEGRSAPR; from the coding sequence ATGAACCGGGCCAGAAAGATTCTCGTCCCGGTCGAGATGTCGGACCGGGCCGTCGGCCTCATCCGTGCTGCCTCCCGCCTGGCCAAGCGGTGGGAGGCCGAGATGGTCGTGCTGAACGTGGGGAAGGCGCCCCACGCCGTGCCCGACCGCGCCGCGGGATACGAGGGCTACCGCAATCTCCCGTTCATCCGCGGCCCTTACTCGCTCGGGAGGCTCCTCTCCGTCCGGAGCCGGGGGCCCATCCCCGGATATCCAGAGAGCCCCTCCGCCGCCCCGGTCCCGGAAGACATCCGCGCCCCGGACGCACTGAAGTATCCCGCCGAGCCGGCGCGCGCCCGGGAGGACGCTCGGCTGCAGATCGTGGCGCGCCTCGAGGAGATCATGCGGCGGGGGGAGGCGGGGCCGGAGGCTCAGGCTGAAGTGGTGTGGGGCGACCCGGCGGAGGAGATCGTCCGGGCGGCGGAGGGCGGCGACTACGGGCTCATCATCATGGCCACGCGCGGCCGGAGGGGGCTGAGCCGCGTACTTCGCGGAAGCGTGACGGAGGAGGTCATCCGCCGCGCGCCGTGCGCCGTGATGGCCATCCGCGAGGAGATTCTCGGGGTGGAGGGGACGGCCAGGGACGAGGGGCGCTCCGCGCCCCGCTAG
- a CDS encoding universal stress protein, translated as MKIYDPKKILVPVDFSEHTMGVLQAAIEIAERWDARTTVFHVARETDFLLPAVPHGAAAPFDDPTTPFVHFPDRKKILDDARLQLEARIEDLVEKANGGSKVEAKVVWDETLRGILRAAEKDDYDLIIMATHGRGGLSRFFLGSITDQVIRRAPCPVLAVRAKVAQERLVLAEIGEESMN; from the coding sequence ATGAAAATCTATGATCCGAAGAAGATCTTGGTTCCGGTGGATTTTTCCGAACACACCATGGGCGTCCTCCAGGCGGCCATCGAGATCGCCGAGCGGTGGGACGCCCGGACGACCGTCTTCCATGTCGCCCGCGAGACGGATTTCCTCCTGCCCGCGGTCCCCCACGGAGCCGCCGCGCCTTTCGACGATCCCACGACCCCCTTCGTCCATTTTCCCGACCGGAAGAAAATCCTAGACGATGCCCGCTTGCAGCTCGAGGCACGAATCGAGGACCTCGTGGAGAAGGCCAATGGCGGCTCCAAGGTCGAGGCGAAGGTGGTCTGGGACGAGACGCTGCGGGGCATCCTCCGCGCGGCGGAAAAGGACGATTACGATCTGATTATCATGGCCACCCACGGCCGCGGCGGGTTGAGCCGCTTCTTCCTCGGCAGCATCACTGATCAGGTGATCCGCCGGGCTCCCTGCCCTGTCCTGGCCGTCCGCGCCAAGGTGGCCCAGGAGCGGCTGGTCCTGGCGGAGATCGGAGAAGAGTCGATGAATTAA
- a CDS encoding GNAT family N-acetyltransferase — protein sequence MVRSASGVRDLVRISVCRHGLSGTLRRAMAASGRMACRLPYLRECHVWYRLDLERGWKRGDLPPGFEIVRGGVGELPLVEKLGNVGYVEARRRLDGDADLWLVRHGANPVFAGWIFRRRTPAVAAPEGWLDLPEGIVCLEDLVTAPPYRGRGFAPISYSAIADSLAREGVKAIVVKIEETNHPSRRSVEKAGFRPVATMTLVRIGGMRHVTMELKDGEDASPFLPLLPASEPSLMEWIFGALAPGPIY from the coding sequence ATGGTTCGAAGCGCCTCGGGCGTCCGCGATCTGGTGCGAATCAGCGTTTGCCGCCACGGCCTCTCCGGCACCCTCCGGCGCGCCATGGCGGCCTCGGGAAGGATGGCGTGCCGCCTGCCGTATCTGCGCGAGTGCCATGTTTGGTACAGGCTTGATCTTGAACGCGGGTGGAAGCGGGGAGATCTGCCGCCGGGCTTCGAGATCGTCCGCGGAGGAGTGGGCGAACTGCCCCTGGTTGAGAAGCTGGGGAACGTGGGCTATGTCGAAGCGCGGCGGAGGCTCGATGGCGACGCCGACCTTTGGCTCGTCCGGCATGGCGCGAACCCCGTCTTCGCCGGCTGGATTTTCCGCCGCCGGACGCCCGCAGTGGCGGCTCCCGAAGGCTGGCTCGATCTTCCCGAGGGCATCGTCTGCCTGGAGGATTTGGTGACCGCCCCGCCGTACCGGGGGCGCGGCTTCGCCCCGATATCGTATTCGGCGATAGCGGACAGCCTTGCGCGCGAGGGCGTCAAGGCCATCGTCGTCAAAATCGAGGAGACGAACCACCCGTCCCGCCGCTCCGTTGAAAAGGCGGGTTTCCGGCCCGTGGCCACGATGACCCTGGTGCGGATCGGCGGGATGCGACATGTGACGATGGAGCTGAAAGACGGCGAGGATGCATCTCCCTTCCTCCCCCTTCTCCCGGCGAGCGAACCCAGCCTGATGGAATGGATCTTCGGCGCCCTCGCGCCCGGGCCCATCTACTGA
- a CDS encoding metallophosphoesterase family protein: MALPVLVFGGPYGNYQAVSRLKETADALGIPGSRTICTGDTVAYCAQPNETVAAIREWGTHVISGNVEIQLAAEKDDCGCNFQKGSVCDSLSQHWYAYVRSRLRKEHIHWMGALPRSLEFTSKGRRFAVVHGTRSETARYVFRSTEWDVKHREIELAGADVVIGGHCGLPFIHAENGKVWANAGAIGMPANDGTPRVWALLVSAAGGELRLRTFPVDYDFQEASGRMTGEGLPKSYAETLISGLWPGCEILPPEETGRRGIPLEPADVTLSIA, encoded by the coding sequence ATGGCCCTCCCCGTCCTCGTCTTCGGCGGTCCTTACGGCAACTATCAGGCGGTTTCGCGGCTGAAGGAAACGGCCGATGCGCTGGGAATACCGGGCTCCCGGACGATCTGCACGGGAGACACGGTGGCCTACTGCGCCCAGCCGAACGAGACTGTCGCGGCCATCCGGGAGTGGGGGACTCATGTCATCTCGGGCAACGTCGAAATCCAGCTCGCCGCCGAAAAAGATGACTGCGGATGCAACTTCCAGAAGGGGTCGGTCTGCGATTCTCTTTCGCAGCATTGGTACGCATACGTTCGTTCCCGTCTCCGGAAAGAGCACATCCATTGGATGGGCGCCCTGCCCCGGTCTCTCGAATTCACGTCCAAGGGCCGCCGCTTCGCCGTGGTGCACGGGACACGCTCCGAAACGGCCCGGTACGTCTTCCGTTCCACCGAATGGGACGTGAAACACCGGGAGATCGAGTTGGCGGGTGCGGACGTCGTCATCGGCGGGCATTGCGGACTTCCGTTCATCCATGCGGAAAACGGCAAGGTGTGGGCGAACGCGGGAGCGATCGGGATGCCCGCGAACGACGGGACCCCGCGCGTGTGGGCGCTCCTCGTCTCGGCCGCCGGCGGCGAACTGCGGCTCAGGACCTTCCCGGTGGACTATGATTTCCAGGAGGCGTCCGGAAGGATGACCGGGGAGGGATTGCCCAAAAGCTACGCCGAAACCCTCATCTCCGGCCTGTGGCCCGGTTGTGAGATTCTTCCGCCTGAAGAGACTGGCCGGCGGGGGATTCCTCTCGAACCGGCCGATGTCACCCTCTCCATCGCCTAG